The following coding sequences are from one Gossypium raimondii isolate GPD5lz chromosome 4, ASM2569854v1, whole genome shotgun sequence window:
- the LOC105780810 gene encoding histone H4, whose product MSGRGKGGKGLGKGGAKRHRKVLRDNIQGITKPAIRRLARRGGVKRISGLIYEETRGVLKIFLENVIRDAVTYTEHARRKTVTAMDVVYALKRQGRTLYGFGG is encoded by the coding sequence ATGTCGGGACGTGGGAAGGGAGGCAAGGGTTTGGGAAAAGGTGGAGCGAAGAGGCATCGGAAAGTTCTCCGGGATAACATTCAAGGCATTACGAAGCCGGCAATCCGGAGGTTGGCTCGTAGAGGTGGCGTGAAGAGAATCAGTGGTTTGATCTACGAGGAGACGCGAGGTGTGCTCAAGATCTTTCTGGAAAATGTGATTCGTGATGCCGTTACCTATACGGAGCACGCTAGGCGCAAGACTGTTACGGCCATGGATGTTGTTTATGCTCTCAAAAGGCAGGGCAGGACACTATATGGCTTCGGTGGTTAA
- the LOC128040428 gene encoding ATP synthase subunit d, mitochondrial-like, producing MLVIRFGWSFEGFTVTNVIYSSIAGVEIPKFVDTVTPQYKPKFDALLVELKEAEEKSLKESERLEKEIAEVQELKQKISTMTADEYFEKHPELKRNSMMRSE from the exons ATGCTTGTTATAAGGTTTGGATGGAGTTTTGAGGGATTCACCGTTACAAATGTTATATACTCTTCCATTGCAGGTGTAGAGATCCCCAAGTTTGTTGACACCGTCACTCCTCaatacaaaccaaaatttgATGCATTG CTTGTAGAATTGAAAGAGGCAGAGGAGAAATCCTTGAAAGAGTCTGAGCGATTGGAGAAAGAAATTGCCGAGGTTCAAGAACTTAag CAAAAGATCAGCACCATGACCGCAGACGAGTACTTTGAGAAACATCCAGAgcttaaaagaaattcaatgaTGAGATCCGAATGA